The following proteins are encoded in a genomic region of Methanobrevibacter sp.:
- a CDS encoding Dna2/Cas4 domain-containing protein, translated as MTNISSIKTYMYCPRKVYIQENIAQEKTQANPFYTEIKLLQNDISDILNKNMRKIKKEMTLEEIEKTLSHGTRRCVDKTFEEIMIGENKIGDKKIEEIYDDLNNQIKYSVKILSLKSKKAMRLLKKDGARISEMFFPSSMCSYYIKDDKLDLTGMCDKIEIIDGIYYPISFKNNTPPIKGVWNQDALELAAQAILIEQEFDCDVYVGFVEYQKIGERRPVVMDVNIRKGVFDVLHEMNQLKLMKKAPNVKINKKKCEMCEYENICLEKKV; from the coding sequence AGTCTACATACAAGAAAACATTGCACAGGAAAAAACACAGGCAAATCCTTTTTATACGGAAATAAAACTGCTTCAAAATGACATCAGCGACATCCTAAATAAGAACATGCGCAAAATAAAAAAAGAAATGACTCTTGAAGAAATTGAAAAAACACTTTCCCATGGAACCCGCAGATGCGTAGACAAAACATTTGAAGAAATAATGATTGGCGAGAATAAAATCGGCGACAAAAAAATAGAAGAGATTTATGATGATTTAAACAATCAAATCAAGTACAGTGTGAAAATACTGTCATTAAAGTCCAAAAAGGCAATGAGACTATTGAAAAAGGACGGGGCAAGAATATCAGAAATGTTTTTTCCAAGTTCAATGTGTTCCTACTACATAAAAGACGATAAGCTTGATTTAACTGGAATGTGTGATAAAATTGAAATAATTGATGGAATTTATTATCCAATCAGTTTTAAAAACAACACTCCCCCAATAAAAGGAGTTTGGAACCAGGATGCATTGGAACTAGCTGCCCAAGCAATTCTAATAGAACAGGAATTCGATTGTGACGTATATGTAGGTTTTGTGGAATATCAAAAAATAGGAGAAAGAAGACCTGTGGTTATGGATGTAAATATTAGAAAAGGAGTCTTTGATGTCCTGCATGAAATGAATCAACTGAAATTAATGAAAAAGGCCCCAAATGTGAAAATAAATAAGAAAAAGTGTGAGATGTGCGAATATGAAAATATATGTTTAGAAAAAAAGGTTTAA